In Uranotaenia lowii strain MFRU-FL chromosome 2, ASM2978415v1, whole genome shotgun sequence, one genomic interval encodes:
- the LOC129748977 gene encoding serine/threonine-protein kinase meng-po-like, with the protein MRNIPRSIVMKLSESKSDTSIITNLYKSINNNYRRLSNTSSLLHRIPDMDISFMNIADEYDIEKTIAEGCYAKIYLAHHRPTGTSVVLKAIHTELTSLKEFIKEFHYNYQLSHHPNILSCYQVKFQTNEYYVFAQEHAPFGDLAANVGANGLPESSCKKIAEQLSSALGFMHLKGLVHRDLKLENILVFTPDFSRVKLCDFGATTREGLLVSKNNNTWIAFLPPEVLEVVKNERFICKASSDSWQFGIVLYVCLIGSTPWKSADWVRDPKYAGFMKYQKRETTKIPDNFRRFTPRLLRAFRRIFDHTEEDRAKVSDIMKYMKNKWMDNKIPISKSTSNIPSNIQQQASSDQDSVKYINHRESRNSFDGRLRARRMTSFGGITPEPAPITGLDPESTRNKVWEWLESNDLSRHDSTDDVVDFSFWNKSESKSYRFTKRESIIASSSATTTMTLTTTTRETSSASSGQRYK; encoded by the coding sequence ATGAGAAATATACCGAGGAGCATCGTGATGAAGCTTTCGGAGAGCAAATCGGACACCTCGATTATCACCAATCTGTACAAATCGATCAACAACAACTACCGGAGGCTGTCGAATACCAGTAGCCTGCTGCATCGGATACCGGATATGGACATCTCGTTCATGAACATAGCGGACGAGTACGATATCGAGAAGACGATAGCGGAGGGTTGTTACGCGAAGATCTACCTTGCTCACCACCGACCAACCGGGACCAGCGTTGTGCTCAAAGCAATACACACGGAACTGACCAGCTTGAAGGAGTTCATCAAGGAGTTCCACTACAATTATCAGCTCAGCCATCATCCGAATATTTTAAGCTGCTATCAGGTTAAGTTTCAGACGAACGAATACTATGTTTTTGCTCAGGAGCACGCTCCGTTTGGGGATTTGGCGGCAAATGTTGGAGCTAATGGGTTGCCGGAGTCCAGCTGTAAGAAAATTGCCGAACAACTTAGCTCAGCACTAGGGTTTATGCACTTGAAAGGATTGGTTCATAGGGATCTGAAACTGGAGAATATTTTGGTTTTTACTCCGGATTTTTCCCGGGTGAAGCTGTGTGACTTCGGGGCAACCACTAGGGAAGGACTGCTAGTTAGTAAGAACAACAATACCTGGATCGCATTCCTACCGCCCGAAGTATTAGAGGTCGTGAAAAACGAACGGTTTATCTGCAAAGCATCGTCTGACTCGTGGCAGTTCGGGATAGTGTTGTATGTCTGTTTGATCGGGTCTACGCCTTGGAAATCGGCTGATTGGGTTCGAGATCCGAAGTATGCCGGGTTCATGAAATACCAGAAGCGTGAGACGACGAAGATACCGGACAATTTTCGAAGGTTCACTCCCCGGTTGTTGCGAGCATTCCGAAGGATATTCGATCACACCGAAGAGGATCGAGCCAAAGTGAGCGACATCATGAAGTATATGAAGAACAAATGGATGGATAATAAAATTCCTATCTCCAAATCAACCTCAAACATCCCAAGCAATATTCAGCAGCAGGCATCTTCGGACCAAGATTCGGTAAAGTACATCAACCATCGGGAAAGTCGGAACTCGTTCGATGGCCGACTTCGAGCACGGCGAATGACCAGTTTCGGTGGCATCACACCGGAACCGGCTCCCATAACTGGGTTGGACCCGGAATCGACTCGGAACAAGGTCTGGGAATGGCTGGAATCGAATGACCTTAGCAGGCACGACAGCACCGATGACGTTGTGGATTTCTCTTTCTGGAACAAAAGCGAAAGCAAATCGTATCGGTTTACGAAACGGGAATCGATAATCGCCTCATCCTCGGCGACCACCACCATGACCTTGACCACGACCACCAGGGAAACTAGCAGTGCCAGTAGTGGGCAGCGCTATAAATAG